Proteins encoded within one genomic window of Ptiloglossa arizonensis isolate GNS036 chromosome 3, iyPtiAriz1_principal, whole genome shotgun sequence:
- the Syt20 gene encoding synaptotagmin 20: MVRDDIFGPWGRIIVIAVAALAIVAALLVITCFLTPGCLGYECIRKRKREAKSVPLRVKSKENENVKLNDVSYRSWRLGSLYEDSNNGTFDENAAANQGTSWNSNNDRLEYTNTSSTLNLVQKSKQKPDKKQREFPTELTMSLQYLPPHEDGITGKLVVGIEALSGLPPKQYNCTLEPYVALNITKQSWSYRKRQKLHSFRTRGVRHTASPIFKETFVVANVKPHEVKEWILDFAAHDHDRYANDTELCTLKVPMKDLKQILQSPEIHMFNFKMKPSNMEFGNILLGISYLPTAQRLTINVIKLREVKLAPAVLSSRDFHPYVRVLMLNARTGQKIKKKKTKLGCASLQPEFNETLTFDVSYNQLDVVQFLVVLCSKTLPSQVPPNTVDHPSDSEDSVTSSYKSRDVHIGKVALGKGVRGSTERLHWFSVLQNPRKLVTVWHVLK, from the exons ATGGTGCGCGATGACATTTTTGGCCCGTGGGGCCGAATTATCGTCATCGCGGTAGCGGCGTTGGCCATCGTCGCCGCCTTGCTCGTGATCACGTGCTTTCTGACGCCAGGATGTCTTGGATACGAGTGCATCAGGAAACGAA AGAGAGAAGCAAAAAGTGTGCCGTTGCGTGTCAAGAGTAAAGAGAACGAAAACGTCAAGTTGAACGATGTCAGCTACAGGTCATGGAGATTGGGTAGCCTCTACGAAGACAGCAACAATG GTACGTTCGACGAGAACGCGGCCGCCAACCAAGGAACTTCCTGGAACTCCAACAACGATCGGCTCGAGTACACCAATACTTCGTCCACCCTG AACTTGGTGCAAAAAAGTAAGCAAAAGCCGGACAAGAAACAGAGAGAATTTCCGACGGAATTGACGATGAGCCTGCAGTACCTGCCGCCCCACGAAGACGGTATTACCGGGAAACTGGTCGTCGGTATCGAG GCGTTGTCCGGTCTTCCTCCGAAGCAATACAACTGCACGCTGGAGCCGTACGTGGCTCTGAACATTACGAAGCAATCGTGGAGTTACAGGAAACGTCAAAAGTTGCACAGTTTCCGAACGAGAGGCGTCCGGCACACGGCCAGTCCCATTTTTAAAGAGACGTTCGTCGTGGCGAACGTAAAGCCTCACGAAGTTAAG GAGTGGATCCTCGATTTCGCGGCGCACGATCACGACAGGTACGCCAACGATACGGAACTGTGTACCTTGAAGGTACCGATGAAGGATCTGAAGCAAATTTTGCAGAGCCCGGAGATCCACATGTTCAATTTCAAGATGAAGCCGTCCAATATG GAATTTGGAAATATTCTATTAGGTATAAGTTACTTACCCACGGCTCAGAGACTGACTATAAACGTTATAAAATTGCGCGAGGTCAAACTCGCACCAGCGGTGCTGAGTTCGAGGGACTTTC ATCCTTACGTCAGAGTGTTGATGCTGAACGCGAGGACGGGACAAaagataaagaagaaaaaaaccaaaTTGGGCTGCGCGAGTCTGCAACCGGAGTTCAACGAAACCTTGACCTTCGATGTATCGTACAATCAACTGGACGTGGTGCAATTTCTCGTCGTGCTGTGCAGCAAG ACCCTGCCTAGCCAAGTCCCACCGAACACGGTGGACCATCCGAGCGACAGCGAAGACTCGGTTACGTCGTCGTACAAGTCGAGGGACGTCCACATTGGTAAAGTCGCTCTCGGGAAAGGAGTCAGAGGTTCGACGGAGAGATTACACTGGTTCTCCGTGCTCCAGAATCCTAGAAAACTCGTCACTGTGTGGCACGTATTGAAATAA